A stretch of the Arachis stenosperma cultivar V10309 chromosome 6, arast.V10309.gnm1.PFL2, whole genome shotgun sequence genome encodes the following:
- the LOC130934341 gene encoding uncharacterized protein LOC130934341: MTSSKDKGKRVQAMDDGTTQSYKLRFLKPVIRPSMFKLSLPITPDELPNRTPYLDLVVPDGRNNPCRCFWTQLQSGKIALTRGWEEFYQMYKINLDSMLYFTHKGNSTFQVQIFDFGGIENSYQARDPEEPPYVRTGNYEIAKCINIPPSASARAVAAKVKSKWPFFVMDLTTRMMSSRLLPNVPHLSHFTSQRHPIILTHGHIQVEATYTRYSGKRDGSFGVISGGWENFASLCNFKPGGVGVFEVISKEPVTIIQVRCK, translated from the exons ATGACGTCTTCGAAGGACAAGGGTAAGAGAGTCCAAGCGATGGATGACGGTACGACACAGAGCTACAAGTTGAGGTTTCTGAAGCCAGTAATAAGGCCTTCAATGTTCAAACTG TCATTACCTATAACTCCCGATGAGCTACCAAACCGTACCCCCTACCTGGACCTGGTTGTGCCTGACGGAAGGAATAACCCCTGTCGGTGCTTCTGGACGCAACTCCAAAGTGGCAAAATTGCATTGACTCGAGGCTGGGAAGAGTTTTATCAGATGTACAAAATCAATCTGGACTCCATGCTATATTTCACACACAAAGGAAACTCCACTTTCCAAGTCCAGATTTTTGATTTTGGTGGCATTGAGAATTCATACCAAGCCCGTGATCCTGAAGAACCACCATATGTAAGGACTGGTAATTATGAAATTGCAAAGTGTATCAACATCCCTCCTTCAGCCAGTGCTAGAGCGGTTGCCGCAAAGGTCAAAAGCAAGTGGCCTTTTTTTGTGATGGACCTAACTACTCGCATGATGTCGTCGCGATTGTTG CCGAACGTCCCTCATCTCAGTCACTTCACTAGTCAGAGGCACCCTATCATCCTCACACATGGCCACATACAGGTCGAAGCTACATATACAAGGTACAGTGGAAAAAGGGATGGTAGCTTCGGTGTTATTTCTGGAGGATGGGAGAACTTTGCTTCATTGTGCAACTTCAAGCCAGGTGGTGTGGGGGTCTTCGAGGTGATATCAAAGGAGCCAGTGACGATCATCCAGGTTCGATGCAAATAG
- the LOC130934342 gene encoding protein FAR1-RELATED SEQUENCE 5-like, producing MSIKEDDVKNDSDNDLGDDFDYQPNAEDDADDDDVDSLDSTSKSEEVCGVKKIVDLMVEDIWNLEFRTEDEACQFYTAYSCWHGFVMRKDDVVRDNQGRIISRQLVCNKEGWRNMRYLDMDDRSREARSLTRTKCPARLRVKLDYGCSRWKVSCFVESHNHDLTPPQFAHLVPANRRLTVTDRVQVENLHNFGVKSCHIMGYIAFQKGGYRHVGFTRKDLYNHIDRYRRAKVKNGDANAAINYLIGKSNNDLLFFGKYTFTSDERLEHIFWADGQSVIDFYCFGDIVAFDSTYKKNKYNKPLVIFSGCNHHRQTVIFGSGLLSDETTETYKWLLETFVEAMGGKSPKAVITDGDLAMRDAIKNVMPDATHRLCGWHLQRNACENIKNPNFLRNFKGLIYDSNDQRDFDRRWAAILDKHNLVGSTWMEKTYETREMWSHCFLRDKFFGYIRTTSQCEGINSLIRFYVNRKNTLIDFMHNLDRALKEYRNNELIADFKSQCSEPVMITSLEVYERSASCYFTRNIFKEIRNEIQRAGALNITVLSITLDKVEFSVTALGDPAKDRRVEVDRGKNLFSCSCKLFESRGIPCSHIFCAMKFENILEFPDSLIYKRWTKNAKNKFISTEMPVNDDIERVLKFRVGALASNCNKLCDIACKDLADFDEVQSELVNLVIRLQSRKQGKSTPNVNVEGINDPFVVKSKGAPSKRSYWRKKRACSNCHKYGHYYKRCPDLMQHSVEGNHRDRSYGNASAKDSGFSPERFANSSRSFSIKSEHQSGPTTKPFKKVGTRKFTATGMRNRKGKDNTFVEVNESQQDMRHSFKNYECANDVVDDKCDTRHVQIDVRDPLTSSLPCGNKQGSFRHPNGDGNPMAVNFIDQRASWITKVHPATLGKNTASRTQSEIPDRHIRENLNRTSVNGVEGNLPICRTLAWCWIE from the exons ATGTCCATAAAGGAGGATGATGTTAAGAATGATTCTGATAATGATTTGGGTGATGATTTCGATTATCAACCGAATGCAGAAGATGATGCTGATGATGACGATGTGGATTCGCTGGATTCCACTAGCAAGAGTGAAGAAGTTTGTGGTGTAAAAAAAATAGTGGATTTAATGGTGGAGGATATTTGGAACCTGGAGTTTAGGACGGAGGATGAGGCTTGCCAATTTTATACCGCTTATTCTTGTTGGCATGGATTTGTAATGAGAAAGGACGACGTGGTTAGGGATAATCAAGGTAGAATCATTAGCAGGCAACTTGTTTGCAACAAAGAGGGCTGGAGAAATATGAGGTATCTTGATATGGATGATAGATCAAGGGAGGCAAGGTCACTAACGCGAACCAAGTGTCCAGCTCGTCTTAGGGTAAAGCTTGACTACGGCTGCAGTAGATGGAAGGTATCATGTTTTGTGGAATCTCACAACCATGATCTGACGCCACCCCAATTTGCGCATCTGGTACCGGCCAATCGTCGTCTAACTGTGACTGATAGAGTCCAAGTGGAAAATCTTCATAATTTTGGTGTCAAGAGCTGCCATATTATGGGGTATATTGCATTCCAGAAGGGTGGATATCGTCATGTTGGCTTCACACGGAAAGATTTGTACAACCACATCGATCGCTATCGTCGGGCAAAAGTTAAAAACGGGGATGCCAATGCGGCAATAAACTATTTGATTGGCAAGTCAAACAACGATCTGCTGTTCTTTGGAAAGTATACGTTCACTAGTGACGAAAGGTTGGAGCATATTTTTTGGGCAGATGGGCAGTCAGTTATCGACTTTTACTGCTTTGGAGATATTGTTGCCTTTGATTCAACCTACAAGAAGAATAAATACAACAAGCCTTTGGTCATTTTCTCTGGATGCAATCATCACAGGCAGACTGTTATCTTCGGCTCCGGCCTACTATCCGACGAAACTACAGAGACGTATAAGTGGTTGTTGGAAACCTTTGTTGAAGCGATGGGTGGGAAAAGTCCAAAAGCAGTAATAACTGACGGAGACCTTGCCATGCGAGATGCAATCAAGAATGTTATGCCTGATGCGACCCATCGGTTATGCGGATGGCATCTGCAGAGAAATGCATGTGAAAATATAAAGAATCCTAATTTCTTGCGCAATTTTAAGGGTCTTATATACGACAGCAACGACCAGAGAGACTTTGATCGGAGATGGGCAGCCATTTTGGATAAGCACAACCTTGTTGGCAGTACCTGGATGGAAAAGACGTACGAAACTCGTGAGATGTGGTCCCATTGTTTCCTCCGGGATAAGTTTTTCGGTTACATAAGGACGACATCACAGTGTGAAGGTATAAATTCTCTCATCAGATTTTATGTTAATCGCAAGAACACCCTCATTGACTTCATGCATAACCTGGATAGGGCCTTAAAGGAGTATAGAAACAACGAATTAATAGCTGATTTTAAGTCTCAGTGCTCAGAGCCAGTGATGATTACCTCGTTGGAGGTATATGAAAGATCTGCATCATGTTATTTCACGCGAAACATCTTCAAGGAAATTCGTAATGAGATTCAGAGGGCAGGGGCTTTGAATATAACGGTACTAAGCATAACCTTGGACAAGGTAGAGTTCAGTGTGACTGCTCTCGGAGACCCGGCCAAAGATCGACGGGTGGAAGTCGATAGAGGTAAGAATCTGTTCTCGTGCTCGTGCAAGCTGTTTGAATCACGTGGTATTCCCTGTAGTCATATCTTCTGTGCCATGAAGTTCGAAAACATACTTGAGTTTCCAGATTCGTTGATATACAAAAGGTGGACAAAGAATGCAAAGAACAAATTTATTAGCACAGAAATGCCTGTGAATGATGACATCGAAAGGGTCTTAAAGTTTCGAGTTGGAGCGTTGGCATCGAATTGCAACAAGCTGTGTGATATTGCTTGCAAGGATCTTGCAGACTTTGATGAAGTCCAGTCTGAACTTGTCAATTTAGTTATCCGCCTGCAGTCACGCAAACAAGGCAAGTCAACTCCTAATGTTAACGTGGAAGGCATCAACGATCCATTTGTTGTCAAAAGCAAAGGAGCCCCTTCCAAGAGGTCTTATTGGAGGAAGAAGAGAGCATGCTCTAATTGCCACAAGTACGGTCATTACTACAAGCGCTGTCCAGATCTGATGCAGCATAGTGTGGAAGGTAACCATCGCGATCGATCATACGGCAATGCATCAGCCAAGGACTCAGGTTTTAGTCCAGAAAGGTTTGCTAATTCTTCGAGGTCGTTCTCAATTAAGTCCGAACACCAATCAGGACCTACTACCAAG CCTTTTAAAAAGGTTGGAACAAGGAAGTTTACGGCGACAGGTATGAGGAACCGGAAGGGTAAAGACAACACTTTTGTTGAg GTGAATGAGTCACAGCAGGACATGAGACATTCATTCAAGAACTATGAATGCGCTAATGATGTCGTTGATGATAAATGTGACACACGACATGTGCAGATCGATGTCCGAGATCCGTTAACATCGTCACTGCCTTGTGGCAACAAACAAGGATC TTTCCGGCATCCGAACGGCGACGGCAACCCCATGGCTGTCAATTTCATCGACCAACGTGCATCTTGGATCACAAAAGTCCACCCAGCAACACTTGGAAAGAACACTGCTTCCCGAACACAATCCGAAATCCCAGACAGACACATCAG GGAAAACCTCAACCGAACGAGCGTTAATGGGGTTGAAGGCAATCTGCCCATTTGTAGAACCCTCGCTTGGTGTTGGATAGAGTGA